The following coding sequences lie in one Psychrilyobacter atlanticus DSM 19335 genomic window:
- a CDS encoding TIR domain-containing protein → MAGTSYRTGTYVAFDGNGEKDPVKSDFRCYGLIKAWNKSDKIDFRFTDSHEKTYKVKDGSLKRTLETRLKERFSRSKNMVILLSADTNWDRGALNWEIEQAVDVYDLPIIIVYIGYKYILKPEACRKYWPKSLAKRIDNDTAKCIHIPFKKEPLFTAVNQFTVQNQELTLGVHYYNAETYEEWGLK, encoded by the coding sequence ATGGCAGGAACATCTTATAGAACAGGTACATATGTTGCTTTTGATGGAAATGGAGAAAAAGATCCGGTAAAAAGTGATTTTAGATGCTATGGCTTAATTAAGGCTTGGAATAAATCAGATAAAATTGATTTTAGATTCACTGATAGCCATGAAAAAACTTATAAAGTTAAAGATGGAAGTTTAAAAAGAACATTAGAAACTAGATTAAAAGAAAGATTCTCTAGATCAAAAAACATGGTAATTCTTTTATCTGCTGACACTAACTGGGATAGAGGAGCTTTAAATTGGGAAATAGAACAGGCAGTAGACGTCTATGACTTGCCTATAATCATTGTATATATTGGTTATAAGTATATCTTAAAACCCGAAGCTTGTCGTAAATATTGGCCTAAAAGTTTAGCTAAAAGAATTGATAATGATACTGCGAAGTGCATTCATATTCCTTTTAAAAAAGAACCATTATTTACGGCTGTTAATCAATTTACAGTTCAAAATCAGGAATTAACATTAGGTGTTCATTATTATAATGCAGAAACTTATGAAGAATGGGGATTAAAGTAA
- a CDS encoding thermonuclease family protein, producing MKKIIILLNFLFVFTILSAQTLTGNVSYVSDGDTIHIVANNQKYKIRFYGIDTPEKTQEYGLEAKEFVHKRIANRNVKVEVMDTDRYGRKVGKVYYNGKYLNKEIVKNGYAWWYKNYARNDKDLENAEKYARVNKLGLWKSSNPIAPWDYRRGKKNKTTSTSSSSKNLDSVVYVTKSGKKYHRKGCRYLKSIGGSYPLKEAEALGYEACSKY from the coding sequence ATGAAAAAAATAATTATCCTTTTAAATTTTCTATTTGTTTTTACAATTTTAAGTGCCCAGACTCTTACAGGTAATGTTTCTTATGTAAGTGATGGAGATACAATCCATATAGTAGCTAATAACCAGAAATATAAGATCAGGTTTTATGGAATCGATACTCCTGAAAAAACTCAAGAATACGGATTAGAAGCCAAAGAGTTTGTGCATAAAAGAATAGCAAATAGAAATGTAAAAGTAGAAGTAATGGATACAGATCGTTATGGCAGGAAGGTAGGGAAGGTCTACTATAATGGAAAGTATCTAAATAAAGAAATTGTAAAAAATGGGTATGCCTGGTGGTATAAAAATTATGCTAGAAATGATAAAGATCTGGAGAATGCAGAAAAATATGCCAGGGTTAATAAATTAGGATTATGGAAATCATCTAATCCAATAGCTCCCTGGGATTATAGAAGAGGTAAGAAAAATAAAACTACTTCTACCAGCAGTTCATCAAAGAATCTAGATTCTGTAGTATATGTGACTAAAAGCGGTAAGAAGTATCATAGAAAAGGATGTAGATATCTGAAAAGTATAGGAGGGAGTTATCCTCTGAAGGAAGCGGAAGCACTGGGGTATGAAGCTTGTAGTAAGTATTAA
- a CDS encoding KAP family P-loop NTPase fold protein, translating to MSKFNKLTSERKNFLEQLYSLISLEFEDQKGNIEKDEYEKIRTISINATWGMGKSLFAEALEEYIIYNNVDEFNIEVLKYNAWQNDCFSDPMKTIIGELNEQLTLSFELKEKAEIVLKNIAKKGLKALFEIILKNFKMTDKDIENLKELFTGINESSLTEYKEYKKMINDFKIALSQEAVIGTSFKPKVILVDELDRCRPDFAIEVLETIKHIFDVNNIIFIFLINKSQLKSSVSNIYGEDYGNEDYFKKFFNLELNLPELNYHEFKEIEYTNLKNNIIKETENRQYIADLNEFNKGLFLNCLKNLTIETSTRQRKMMLKKFELLLKTMNNIQKNNLILSIALINYFIYQEVGKERTEKKVGGEVSFDEWFDFFWYEETPDNDDNVKKIKSEIEYFDEIISLFREHLQKQNNGETNNSEYRIVQAYCNNSLGFDDCSICESSNCGKYGANQVIYERKNLKNLHIGATSIRRTYQIVLPLEDRYFNSYNGVNMVIQWCKDKYNFISSIG from the coding sequence ATGTCTAAATTTAATAAGTTAACATCAGAAAGAAAAAATTTTTTAGAACAACTTTATTCATTAATTTCTTTAGAATTTGAAGATCAAAAAGGTAATATAGAAAAAGATGAATATGAAAAAATAAGGACCATCTCGATTAATGCTACATGGGGAATGGGAAAAAGCTTATTTGCAGAAGCATTAGAAGAATATATTATATATAATAATGTGGATGAATTTAACATCGAAGTTTTAAAATATAACGCTTGGCAAAATGATTGCTTTAGTGATCCCATGAAAACGATAATAGGAGAATTAAATGAGCAATTAACCTTAAGTTTTGAATTAAAAGAGAAAGCAGAAATAGTTTTAAAAAATATTGCTAAAAAAGGGTTAAAAGCATTATTTGAAATTATACTTAAAAATTTTAAAATGACAGATAAAGATATTGAAAATTTAAAAGAATTATTTACAGGTATTAATGAAAGTTCTTTAACAGAGTATAAAGAATACAAAAAAATGATAAATGATTTTAAAATTGCTTTATCACAAGAAGCTGTTATAGGGACTAGTTTTAAACCTAAAGTCATATTAGTCGATGAATTAGACAGATGTAGGCCTGATTTTGCTATTGAAGTTTTAGAAACAATAAAACATATATTTGATGTAAATAACATAATATTCATTTTTTTAATAAATAAGTCACAGTTAAAATCTAGTGTAAGTAATATCTATGGAGAAGATTATGGGAATGAAGATTACTTTAAAAAGTTTTTTAATTTAGAGTTGAATCTCCCAGAATTAAATTATCATGAGTTTAAGGAAATTGAATATACAAATTTAAAAAATAATATTATAAAAGAGACTGAAAATAGACAGTATATAGCTGATTTAAATGAATTTAATAAGGGATTATTTTTAAATTGTTTAAAAAACTTAACTATAGAAACTTCTACAAGACAAAGAAAAATGATGCTTAAAAAATTTGAATTATTGCTTAAAACAATGAATAATATTCAAAAAAACAATTTGATATTATCGATAGCATTAATTAACTATTTTATATATCAAGAGGTTGGAAAAGAAAGAACTGAAAAAAAAGTAGGAGGAGAAGTATCATTTGATGAATGGTTTGATTTTTTTTGGTATGAAGAAACTCCCGATAATGACGATAATGTAAAAAAAATCAAAAGTGAAATAGAATATTTTGATGAAATCATCTCCCTTTTTAGGGAACATTTACAGAAACAAAATAATGGAGAAACTAATAACTCTGAATATAGAATAGTTCAAGCATATTGTAATAATTCTTTAGGGTTTGATGACTGTTCTATCTGTGAATCAAGCAATTGTGGGAAATATGGTGCCAACCAAGTTATTTATGAGAGAAAAAATTTAAAAAATTTACATATAGGTGCAACAAGTATACGCCGTACTTATCAAATAGTCTTACCACTAGAAGATAGATACTTCAATAGTTATAATGGTGTAAATATGGTTATTCAGTGGTGTAAAGATAAATATAATTTTATATCTTCAATAGGATAG
- a CDS encoding TIR domain-containing protein translates to MKVFISWSGVRSQKVAELLNDWMQCVIQAVNPWMSSKDIDRGSLWFSEINDQLSDTNVGIICLTQENKNKPWILFEAGALAKGINSSRVCTFLIDLQSSDVGNPLAQFNHTFPERESVLGLARTINASLKEKALKESILEKVFDTYWSKFKSDFEKIISETPDEEVVSERTENEILREILDSTRGTDRRLRALENKNNRGELIKEESQNTLESIKQNKSVSLQMLRSKVKNLLSYGFTAEEIFQELSMYNCTLNTINKLIDTIENSSKI, encoded by the coding sequence ATGAAAGTTTTTATCAGTTGGTCTGGTGTAAGAAGCCAAAAGGTAGCTGAATTACTTAACGATTGGATGCAATGTGTTATTCAAGCTGTCAATCCATGGATGTCTTCAAAAGACATTGATAGGGGTTCTTTATGGTTTTCTGAAATTAACGACCAACTATCAGATACAAATGTGGGGATTATATGCTTAACACAAGAAAATAAAAATAAACCTTGGATACTATTTGAAGCGGGAGCTTTAGCTAAAGGAATTAATTCTAGTAGAGTTTGTACATTTTTAATTGATTTACAATCATCTGATGTTGGAAATCCATTGGCACAATTTAATCATACATTTCCAGAAAGAGAAAGTGTTTTGGGATTAGCAAGAACTATAAATGCTTCACTGAAGGAAAAAGCGTTAAAAGAATCAATTCTTGAAAAAGTTTTTGATACATATTGGTCTAAATTTAAATCTGATTTTGAAAAAATCATATCAGAAACACCTGATGAAGAAGTTGTAAGTGAAAGGACTGAAAATGAAATTCTCCGTGAAATTTTAGATTCTACACGTGGAACCGATAGAAGATTAAGAGCACTGGAAAATAAAAATAATCGAGGTGAATTGATTAAAGAAGAATCTCAAAATACATTAGAATCTATTAAACAAAATAAATCTGTGTCACTTCAAATGCTTCGTAGTAAGGTAAAAAACTTATTATCCTATGGTTTTACAGCTGAGGAAATTTTTCAGGAATTATCGATGTATAATTGTACTTTAAATACAATAAATAAACTTATAGATACAATTGAGAATTCATCAAAGATATAA
- a CDS encoding helix-turn-helix domain-containing protein: MIKSYDVPEKKRKELGNYIKSLREKRKYGFNQFALKSNLNVADLNRIEKGDKKKINAFQLRNIATALRIDYKELYKIVGYLEEDDCLPEGNIDLDCNFKKIPLYNSISAGAGLEDLEDEEVQFITVPDIKQFSGNVVAIKVSGDSMEYTIENRSIVFIRKDVEVPNKKVGAFIHNNKALLKRYICQEDHCFLRSDNRDYPDVEIKESDEFVIVGRFIGQLNEEE; encoded by the coding sequence ATGATTAAAAGTTATGATGTACCAGAGAAGAAAAGAAAAGAACTAGGAAACTATATAAAAAGTCTTAGAGAGAAAAGAAAATATGGATTTAATCAATTTGCACTAAAATCAAATTTGAATGTTGCAGATTTAAATAGAATTGAAAAGGGAGATAAAAAGAAAATAAATGCTTTTCAATTAAGAAATATTGCAACTGCTCTAAGAATTGATTATAAAGAATTATATAAAATAGTTGGATACTTAGAAGAGGATGATTGTCTTCCAGAAGGAAATATAGATTTAGATTGTAATTTTAAAAAAATTCCTCTTTATAACTCTATTTCAGCAGGAGCAGGCCTAGAAGATTTAGAGGATGAAGAGGTTCAATTTATAACTGTTCCTGATATTAAGCAGTTCTCAGGAAACGTTGTTGCTATCAAGGTTTCTGGGGATTCAATGGAGTATACTATTGAGAATCGTTCTATAGTCTTCATAAGGAAAGATGTAGAAGTTCCTAATAAAAAAGTAGGAGCATTTATACATAATAATAAAGCATTACTTAAAAGATATATATGTCAAGAAGATCACTGTTTCTTAAGGTCAGATAATAGAGACTATCCAGATGTTGAAATTAAAGAAAGTGACGAGTTTGTTATAGTTGGTCGTTTTATAGGGCAGTTGAACGAGGAAGAGTAA
- a CDS encoding DUF4062 domain-containing protein, translating to MAKPRIFISSTFYDLKQIRSDLDSFIQTLGYESIRNEEGNIPYGKDEALEEYCYKEIKNVDILISIIGGRYGNEGKIKNNSISQIELETAYKEDKQVYIFIEKNVLSEYETYLYNKDNDIKYRYVDDKKIYEFIEKLKAKEKNNNIKSFESSSDISKYLKEQFAGLFRNFLEQQTRNKEIKLIEKLENNISNLDKLATFLNEANKDKSEEVNKIISINHPLIEALKERLLIEYNFYIEGIEDLKKLLKDKHYYEGSDIDFDYLVFTGTNPTHKYTIKISRNLFDKEKKLRYIKKTDWDRNYLIYESTLISNNDDVEAIF from the coding sequence ATGGCTAAACCAAGAATTTTTATAAGTTCAACATTTTATGATCTAAAACAGATTAGATCAGACTTAGATTCTTTTATCCAAACTTTAGGGTATGAATCAATTAGAAATGAAGAAGGTAATATTCCTTATGGAAAAGATGAAGCCCTTGAAGAATATTGCTATAAAGAGATAAAAAATGTTGATATTTTAATTTCCATTATAGGTGGACGTTATGGGAATGAAGGTAAAATTAAAAATAATTCGATTTCTCAAATAGAATTAGAAACAGCGTATAAAGAAGATAAACAAGTTTATATTTTTATTGAAAAAAATGTTTTATCAGAATATGAAACATACCTTTATAATAAAGATAATGATATAAAATATCGTTATGTTGACGATAAAAAAATTTATGAATTTATAGAAAAGTTAAAAGCTAAAGAGAAAAATAATAATATAAAAAGTTTTGAGTCGTCATCGGATATAAGCAAATATTTAAAAGAGCAATTTGCTGGATTATTTCGAAATTTTTTAGAACAACAAACAAGAAACAAAGAGATCAAATTAATAGAAAAATTAGAAAATAATATCTCTAATCTAGATAAACTAGCTACATTTCTTAATGAAGCGAATAAAGATAAATCCGAAGAAGTAAATAAAATTATTAGTATCAACCATCCACTAATAGAAGCGTTAAAAGAAAGATTACTAATAGAATATAATTTTTACATTGAAGGAATAGAAGATTTAAAAAAATTATTAAAAGATAAGCATTATTACGAGGGAAGTGATATCGATTTTGATTATTTAGTATTTACAGGGACTAATCCAACACATAAATATACAATTAAAATTAGCCGTAACTTATTCGATAAAGAAAAAAAGCTTAGATATATAAAAAAAACGGATTGGGATAGAAATTATTTAATATATGAAAGCACTCTTATTTCTAATAATGATGATGTTGAGGCCATATTTTAA
- a CDS encoding toll/interleukin-1 receptor domain-containing protein, with amino-acid sequence MEKGYSINIKNLEGDVKLNSKSDNSKKFTPNLSKLIKEFKEKEILDGDMIENLFFPTQEIYDIFISHSHTDKEIAKNFAAYLTNEGYKVFLDSKIWGSADELLKLIDDRYSKNINDDYYSYEKRNFSTSHIHSLLNSALSKAVENSRVSVFITGENSINNSGNELETKVKSPWIYQELNIYNLIMRQKPGFGLEVKKTALIENCLQIERDADMSNLEICSSLNALLSELDRIKPTK; translated from the coding sequence ATGGAAAAAGGATATTCAATAAATATAAAAAACTTAGAAGGAGATGTTAAATTAAACAGTAAAAGTGATAATTCTAAAAAATTTACTCCAAACCTTTCTAAATTAATAAAAGAATTTAAGGAAAAAGAAATTTTAGATGGAGATATGATCGAAAATTTATTTTTTCCAACTCAAGAAATATACGATATTTTTATCTCTCATTCTCATACTGACAAAGAAATTGCGAAAAATTTTGCAGCCTATTTAACAAACGAAGGATACAAAGTTTTTTTAGATTCAAAAATATGGGGTTCAGCAGATGAGTTATTAAAATTAATAGATGATCGATATAGTAAAAATATAAATGATGATTACTATTCTTATGAAAAAAGGAATTTCTCAACCTCTCATATTCATTCTTTATTAAATAGTGCTTTATCAAAAGCAGTTGAGAATAGTAGAGTATCAGTATTCATAACAGGAGAAAATTCAATTAACAATTCTGGAAATGAATTAGAAACAAAAGTTAAGTCTCCATGGATATACCAAGAGTTGAATATTTATAATTTAATCATGAGGCAAAAACCAGGATTTGGTTTGGAAGTTAAAAAAACTGCATTAATTGAAAATTGTTTACAAATAGAAAGAGATGCAGACATGTCTAACTTAGAAATATGCTCTAGTTTAAATGCTTTATTATCAGAATTAGATAGAATTAAACCAACTAAATAA
- a CDS encoding SH3 domain-containing protein has protein sequence MNKYLVEKGRESEFPNPIKVLKGEKVKCIEESNENGDWKGWIFCKTINNEGWIPQQIIDQNNDKGIILENYDATEFNLEMGEILVEEKALNGWIWGYKEKEPQKKGWAPLNHIEILK, from the coding sequence ATGAATAAATATTTAGTTGAGAAAGGAAGAGAATCAGAGTTTCCAAATCCTATTAAAGTTTTAAAAGGAGAAAAAGTTAAATGCATCGAAGAGTCTAATGAAAATGGTGATTGGAAAGGTTGGATTTTTTGTAAAACTATTAATAATGAAGGGTGGATCCCACAACAAATTATTGATCAAAATAATGATAAAGGAATTATATTAGAAAATTATGACGCTACAGAATTTAATCTTGAAATGGGAGAAATTTTAGTGGAAGAAAAAGCTTTAAATGGATGGATTTGGGGTTATAAAGAAAAAGAACCACAAAAGAAAGGATGGGCTCCATTAAACCATATAGAGATTCTAAAATAA
- a CDS encoding DUF2188 domain-containing protein: MVKANVSIQHVMPNLKGGWSVKKDGSLRATKTFKEVKEAILYAEKIAINQKGDIIVHKKNGAVAKSIPYAKNSILLKGIKK; encoded by the coding sequence ATGGTAAAAGCAAATGTGTCAATACAACATGTTATGCCTAATCTTAAAGGAGGATGGAGCGTAAAAAAAGATGGTTCACTACGCGCTACCAAAACATTTAAAGAAGTAAAAGAAGCTATTTTATATGCAGAAAAAATAGCCATCAATCAAAAAGGAGATATAATTGTTCATAAAAAAAATGGAGCGGTTGCAAAAAGTATTCCCTATGCTAAAAATAGCATTCTATTAAAAGGTATAAAAAAATGA
- a CDS encoding HEPN domain-containing protein, whose amino-acid sequence MKKVRKQNKHLIKELIDLRKSRKSIKDFNFNFLANFSENTILMHSHLGKEELKKDLVKIASRQYFVFLISCWETFFRDIFIFIYSEDEESIKKLFAKMKITEDSMELENITLIELLSKSFNFQNLNDLEDAYSSLWGSNFFEYVCVTKIDLFGFNGKFVKESSISSLFPEWLEIIKKSFSIRHKIVHDANYRIDLDINFIRKFETLFLIIPQFVTYFTAKRFKLDHIVLSDGRNTVPYIFSIHDILANDWEVL is encoded by the coding sequence ATGAAAAAAGTTAGAAAGCAAAACAAACATTTAATAAAAGAATTAATAGATCTAAGGAAAAGTAGAAAATCTATTAAAGATTTTAATTTCAATTTTCTTGCTAATTTTAGTGAAAATACAATACTAATGCATAGTCACTTAGGGAAAGAGGAATTAAAAAAAGATTTAGTAAAAATTGCGAGTAGACAATATTTCGTATTTCTTATAAGTTGTTGGGAAACTTTCTTTAGAGACATCTTTATTTTTATCTACTCAGAAGATGAGGAAAGTATAAAAAAGTTGTTTGCAAAAATGAAAATCACAGAGGACTCTATGGAACTTGAAAACATTACATTAATAGAATTATTGAGTAAAAGTTTTAATTTTCAAAATCTAAATGATTTAGAAGATGCTTATTCTAGCTTATGGGGCTCAAATTTCTTTGAATATGTGTGTGTAACAAAGATTGATCTTTTTGGTTTTAATGGAAAATTTGTTAAGGAATCTTCTATTTCTTCATTGTTCCCTGAGTGGTTGGAAATAATTAAAAAATCATTTAGTATAAGACATAAGATTGTACATGATGCAAATTATCGAATTGATTTAGATATTAATTTTATTCGAAAATTTGAAACTTTATTTTTAATAATTCCACAATTTGTCACATACTTTACAGCTAAACGTTTTAAGTTAGACCATATTGTTTTATCTGATGGAAGAAACACTGTCCCTTATATCTTCTCAATTCATGATATTTTAGCTAATGATTGGGAAGTTCTTTAA
- a CDS encoding macro domain-containing protein: MKWKMYQLFKAKINILKMYFMIVGVISSFATIVTSIFPDVSNYFIGYGIKSLLLFFGGLLICAIIFELNLLFQVIKFQVTKKIEMGISVGNILKKNSIIVIPVNEYFDVVVDDNIIAKESLHGQFITNFFGGNTEELKNRIKAKLDGKVGLLGNRNEKKYPLGTAIKLKEEGKTFFLIALSKFDENDKAYSSMEEYKKVLESLISYIHINSNAKKVCIPLIGAGQSGIELTEQGILENLIHMFKLRGEVTVSGGIEIVVYTGDACKINLARIRSIVNEQ, encoded by the coding sequence ATGAAATGGAAAATGTATCAGTTATTTAAAGCAAAAATTAATATTTTAAAAATGTATTTTATGATAGTAGGAGTTATTTCGTCATTTGCAACGATAGTTACCTCCATTTTTCCAGATGTTAGTAACTACTTTATTGGATATGGAATTAAATCTCTACTTCTATTCTTTGGAGGATTACTTATATGTGCTATAATTTTTGAATTAAATTTATTATTTCAAGTAATTAAATTTCAAGTAACTAAAAAAATAGAAATGGGAATATCAGTAGGCAATATCTTAAAAAAAAATAGTATTATAGTAATACCTGTTAATGAGTATTTTGATGTCGTTGTAGATGACAATATAATTGCAAAAGAAAGTTTACATGGTCAATTTATTACTAACTTTTTTGGTGGAAATACTGAAGAATTAAAAAATAGAATCAAAGCAAAATTAGATGGGAAAGTCGGTCTATTAGGAAATAGAAATGAAAAAAAATATCCTTTAGGGACTGCTATAAAACTAAAAGAAGAAGGAAAAACGTTTTTTTTGATAGCACTTTCAAAATTTGATGAAAATGATAAAGCATACTCAAGTATGGAAGAATATAAAAAAGTTTTAGAATCTTTGATCTCATATATCCATATAAATTCAAATGCTAAAAAAGTATGTATTCCTTTAATAGGTGCAGGGCAGAGTGGAATAGAATTAACAGAGCAAGGAATTTTAGAAAATTTAATACATATGTTTAAATTAAGGGGAGAAGTAACTGTCTCAGGAGGAATAGAAATAGTAGTATATACAGGCGATGCTTGCAAAATAAATTTAGCAAGAATAAGGTCAATAGTAAACGAACAATAA
- a CDS encoding macro domain-containing protein: protein MFKKIKNMKIKVNFFERNLRSRYLNLVAFISTVASFGLIFVDIQGKEKWIGLIFLFVLMGVYITLWYKANTLEEVTLKINNSVIEIKVADIFEEEGYKVIAFNEYFDTTTDHEIISKESLNGQYIENKLYIKTGSINSIEDLDSKIEESTFLSNKKLEVNSKRNNGKKQKYKLGSIFKLENYLLTAMTKFDNENRAYLLQIDFINFLFEFWDNIDTVYNGNTIVLPVFGSGMTRFKENIGISDQELLNIIIWSFKISKTKLTYPSKLKIVIYEKKKDKINFYQLKQLETI, encoded by the coding sequence ATGTTTAAAAAGATAAAAAATATGAAAATTAAAGTTAATTTTTTTGAAAGAAACCTAAGATCAAGGTATTTAAATTTAGTAGCATTTATTTCAACGGTAGCTTCCTTTGGCTTAATTTTTGTAGATATCCAAGGGAAAGAAAAATGGATAGGTTTAATATTTTTATTTGTTTTGATGGGTGTGTATATAACCTTATGGTATAAAGCTAACACATTAGAAGAAGTTACTTTAAAAATAAATAATTCAGTAATTGAAATCAAAGTTGCAGATATATTTGAAGAAGAAGGATATAAAGTTATTGCATTTAACGAATATTTTGATACCACAACTGATCACGAAATTATTTCTAAAGAAAGCTTAAATGGTCAATATATCGAAAATAAATTATATATAAAAACTGGTTCTATCAATTCTATTGAAGACCTCGATTCTAAGATTGAAGAATCAACCTTTTTATCAAATAAAAAATTAGAAGTTAATAGCAAGAGAAATAATGGAAAAAAACAAAAGTATAAATTGGGATCTATTTTTAAATTAGAAAATTACCTATTGACCGCAATGACAAAATTTGATAACGAGAATAGAGCATATTTATTACAAATTGATTTTATTAATTTTTTATTTGAATTCTGGGATAATATAGATACTGTTTATAATGGTAATACTATTGTTCTCCCTGTATTTGGTAGTGGGATGACTAGGTTCAAGGAAAATATCGGTATATCTGATCAAGAATTATTAAACATTATTATTTGGTCTTTTAAAATTAGCAAGACAAAATTAACTTATCCTTCTAAATTAAAAATTGTTATATATGAAAAGAAAAAAGACAAGATAAATTTCTACCAATTAAAACAATTAGAAACAATTTAA